A region of the Corynebacterium endometrii genome:
TGGCGTACGAGGCCGCCGGGGCTGAGGTCGTTGCGATTCATAACAAGCCAAACGCCTTTAATATTAATGAGAACTGTGGTTCCACCCATATCGATCAGATCCAAGCGGCGGTGGTGGAACACGGGGCTGACCTGGGACTCGCGCATGACGGCGACGCGGACCGCTGCCTGGCCGTCGACGCTGAGGGCAATGTGGTAGATGGCGATCAGATTATGGCTTTGTTAGCCGTGGCAATGAAGCAGGAGTCCGATCTCCGCCACAACACCCTGGTGGCCACGGTCATGTCCAACCTGGGCTTGAAGCTGGCCATGAAAGAGCATGGCATTACGGTTCTCGAGGCTAATGTGGGGGATCGTTATGTGCTCGAAGAGCTGGCTAAGGGGGATTACTCACTGGGCGGCGAACAGTCCGGCCATATTGTCCTGCCCGATGATTGCACCACTGGTGACGGCACGCTGTCCGGCCTGAACATCATGGCGCGCATGGCTAAGACCGGTAAAACGTTGAAAGAACTGGCGTCCGTGATGACCGTCCTGCCGCAGACGTTGATCAACGTACCAGTGGTGGATAAGTCCTCCATCATGTCGAACCCCGAGGTCAAGGCCGCCATAGCCGAGGCGGAGGCCGAGCTTGCTGATACCGGACGCGTGCTGCTTCGCCCTTCCGGAACGGAGGAGCTCTTCCGCGTCATGGTCGAGGCCGCCGATGGGGAGCAGGCCCGCAGGGTAGCGGGTCGCCTAGCCGCCGT
Encoded here:
- the glmM gene encoding phosphoglucosamine mutase; its protein translation is MTRLFGTDGVRGLANKKLTPALALKLGQAAAEVLTANRESYELRPTAVIGRDPRVSGEMLDAAIASGLASRGVDVVRVGVLPTPAIAFLTDDYGADLGVMISASHNPMPDNGIKFFSAGGKKLPDALEDQIQEAMENLKEDGPTGTKIGRIISEASTGRSRYLQHLAEAVTTDLSGIKVVVDTANGAASKVAPMAYEAAGAEVVAIHNKPNAFNINENCGSTHIDQIQAAVVEHGADLGLAHDGDADRCLAVDAEGNVVDGDQIMALLAVAMKQESDLRHNTLVATVMSNLGLKLAMKEHGITVLEANVGDRYVLEELAKGDYSLGGEQSGHIVLPDDCTTGDGTLSGLNIMARMAKTGKTLKELASVMTVLPQTLINVPVVDKSSIMSNPEVKAAIAEAEAELADTGRVLLRPSGTEELFRVMVEAADGEQARRVAGRLAAVVASA